Proteins encoded together in one Bactrocera neohumeralis isolate Rockhampton chromosome 4, APGP_CSIRO_Bneo_wtdbg2-racon-allhic-juicebox.fasta_v2, whole genome shotgun sequence window:
- the LOC126757175 gene encoding proton-coupled amino acid transporter-like protein CG1139 — MYELAKRKQVPLLTYGQAMLFGVMEGPPALRWLQYLISGIVNVMLFANHFGTCCVYVVFIANCLKDFGDYYWEEHDNRIYMAMEIVPLCLIFLIPNLKALTPFVLIATISLIFGFGILFYYIFTDMRPFSEMAVVQDIYYFPFFFGATMFAMDSPGLIVSVEANMKNPLHFRRICGVFVLAMLFVVVFQIIFGFFGYWSYAEDIASTILQNIPYHTAPASAARVIFAFSIFISHPLQGYVPFDVMWNNWLKAKVAEEHQFVLAMLFRICIALSSVLIAISCPSLTVILSLVGALCMSFLGLILPAILDICVKYETGYGPVKIYLLTSLLVALLGLVGAIIGTYVSIQEWIFTYTREDHTMKAIYYGVFNEKYTGLI, encoded by the exons ATGTATGAGCTGGCCAAACGCAAGCAAGTGCCACTGCTAACTTATGGCCAAGCGATGCTGTTCGGCGTGATGGAGGGTCCACCGGCGCTGCGTTGGTTGCAATATTTGATCAG cGGTATTGTAAATGTAATGCTATTCGCCAATCACTTCGGCACTTGTTGTGTCTATGTGGTGTTCATAGCGAATTGCTTGAAGGATTTCGGTGATTACTATTGGGAGGAGCATGACAATCGCATTTATATGGCAATGGAAATTGTGCCGTTATGTCTGATATTCCTCATACCCAACTTGAAGGCGCTCACACCATTTGTGCTTATCGCGACTATATCTTTAATATTTG GCTTCGGCATTTTATTCTACTATATCTTCACGGATATGCGCCCGTTCTCCGAGATGGCTGTAGTGCAGGACATTTACTACTTTCCATTTTTCTTTGGCGCCACCATGTTTGCTATGGATTCGCCCGGCTTG ATTGTTTCCGTGGAGGCGAATATGAAAAATCCCTTACATTTTCGACGCATCTGTGGCGTTTTTGTGCTAGCCATGCTGTTCGTTGTTGTTTTCCAAATCATTTTTGGCTTCTTCGGCTACTGGAGTTATGCCGAAGATATTGCCTCGACTATTCTGCAAAATATACCCTATCATACGGC ACCCGCCTCAGCGGCGCGcgtaatttttgcattttccatcTTCATCTCGCATCCGTTGCAGGGTTACGTGCCCTTCGATGTGATGTGGAACAATTGGTTGAAAGCGAAGGTGGCTGAGGAGCATCAATTTGTGCTGGCGATGCTTTTTCGCATTTGCATCGCCCTTTCTTCGG TGCTCATCGCCATCTCGTGCCCCTCATTGACTGTCATACTCTCGCTAGTTGGCGCCTTGTGCATGTCTTTTCTGGGCTTAATTTTGCCTGCTATTCTGGATATTTGTGTGAAATACGAAACCGGCTATGGCCCCGTAAAAATTTATCTGCTGACGAGTTTGCTGGTGGCGCTTCTTGGTTTGGTCGGCGCTATAATTGGTACATATGTGTCCATACAGGAGTGGATTTTTACGTATACCCGCGAAGATCACACGATGAAGGCTATATATTATggtgtttttaatgaaaaatatactgGTTTGATTTAA
- the LOC126757166 gene encoding serine/arginine repetitive matrix protein 1 isoform X2: protein MKKARANTNDYWDKKLLEVEEKDPNRWRHTGYKKMYIQGDSSSGESEREGGFRYNSAAGGPAGGPVGGPPPNNVRYGRSRSPRSRSRSRLRKSPPMSPHMRRRSPPMDMGGRRMSPPMDGMRGRPRSPPPRGGVPPRSPSDMGRGRMPLLGSAGGGNNRPRSPPEPPMRRKPSRSPLGRRRSPPSMSRRRSPPPVGPNKRGQILPRSKRPPSPPPRNSCRSRSNSSVSSCSDDSCSVCSPKHHNRSRSQSIPRARIPGGPRSPPPKASSRSLQYRGGQPPPNGHTSSRMHARPSSPPPQPNARSVDKYRDDKVRRYSHDRSMDRVPTDGRLKLVRTGRHSPNEDLRVKNRPPEPPEPATTSSSATVAVSKKKKKDRELRTRIKIEGEKRKKHSSSESEDSGGSDSDSSLPTFIAATGLTLSERFGKMAQWSIDRSNMENMRITKDSTGGALKVMIEEGLESPPRRYSYSPAPAGHFPEELATTAPSGMLSWDDVRVRYEYYKSRGYLRDLDLKDYIKWEEWWYKYQEWLKQERYYEYWERQQMARRRRKKLPITQRLN, encoded by the exons ATGAAAAAGGCACGCGCTAACACCAACGATTACTGGGATAAAAAATTGCTTGAGGTGGAGGAAAAAGATCCAAATCGCTGGCGTCATACAGGCTATaagaaaatgtatatacaaggtgaCAGCAGTTCTGGTGAAAGTGAACGTGAAGGCGGTTTTCGTTATAATTCCGCAGCAGGCGGTCCTGCTGGTGGACCTGTTGGTGGCCCGCCACCAAATAATGTTCGTTATGGTCGCTCACGTTCACCGCGTTCGCGTAGTCGCTCGCGTTTGCGTAAATCGCCACCTATGTCGCCGCATATGCGTCGCCGTTCGCCACCAATGGATATGGGTGGACGTCGTATGTCTCCACCCATGGACGGTATGCGCGGTCGTCCGCGTTCGCCACCACCACGTGGTGGTGTACCGCCGCGTTCGCCTTCTGATATGGGTCGCGGTCGTATGCCCTTGCTGGGCAGTGCTGGTGGTGGTAATAATCGTCCGCGTTCACCACCCGAACCGCCAATGCGTCGTAAACCGTCGCGATCGCCACTAGGTAGGCGGCGCTCACCACCTAGCATGAGTCGCCGGCGTTCACCACCACCTGTTGGACCCAATAAAAGGGGACAAATATTGCCGCGTTCAAAGCGCCCACCATCGCCTCCACCGCGG AATTCGTGTCGCTCGCGTTCGAATAGTTCGGTTAGTAGCTGCTCGGATGATTCTTGTTCGGTTTGCTCGCCCAAACATCACAATAGATCACG CTCTCAATCTATACCACGTGCGCGTATACCAGGTGGTCCGCGTTCTCCGCCGCCAAAAGCATCGTCGCGTTCGCTGCAATATCGTGGTGGACAACCACCACCGAACGGTCACACTTCGTCACGTATGCATGCGCGCCCGTCGTCACCACCACCACAACCAAACGCGCGTTCCGTTGATAAATATCGTGATGACAAGGTTCGTCGGTATAGTCATGACCGCAGCATGGATCGCGTGCCAACAGATGGGCGCCTGAAACTTGTCCGTACGGGTCGGCATTCACCGAATGAAGATCTGCGCGTAAAGAATCGTCCCCCAGAGCCACCAGAGCCAGCTACGACTTCTTCATCAGCAACAGTTGCTGTCTccaagaaaaagaagaaggatAGAGAa CTACGTACACGCATTAAAATTGAAGGTGAAAAACGTAAGAAGCACTCATCGTCAGAATCCGAAGATTCTGGTGGCTCGGATAGTGATAGCTCATTGCCGACATTTATTGCCGCCACCGGTTTGACGCTATCCGAACGTTTTGGCAAAATGGCACAATGGAGTATTGATCGTAGCAATATGGAAAATATGCGCATAACCAAAGACTCTACCGGTGGAGCTTTGAAAGTTATGATCGAAGAGGGTCTCGAGTCGCCACCGCGTCGTTACTCGTATTCACCAGCTCCGGCTGGGCACTTTCCGGAAGAACTTGCGACCACAGCACCGTCGGGTATGCTGTCGTGGGATGATGTACGCGTACGTTACGAGTACTACAAGAGTCGTGGCTATCTGCGCGATCTAGATTTGAAG GATTATATAAAATGGGAGGAATGGTGGTATAAATATCAAGAATGGTTGAAACAAGAACGCTATTATGAATATTGGGAACGTCAACAAATGGCGCGTCGTCGACGTAAGAAGCTACCCATTACGCAGCGTCTAAATTAG
- the LOC126755863 gene encoding proton-coupled amino acid transporter-like protein CG1139 — MAESKDDYDPYEHREVAHPISNIGALTNIIKAIIGTGILVSPMAFRNAGWLNALISTTVIGIIVLYSKQMLMYGMYEIAKRRRVPLYTYAEGVVEAIVEGPPCLRGLQGTLRCMVNSLLFIYHFGSCCVYVVFIANCLKDLGDHYWANWDSRLYMLCEILPLCLIYCVPNLKSLVPFAMAANFSLIFGFGIIFYYMFSNLQPFEELKAFQDFRLYPLFVGATLFAFEAPGLVVSIEANMKKPQFYVGIGGVLSQGIYFVILLQLVFGLLGYWRYGDDIKSAILQSLPHDELLGNSARVIFAFSMYISHPLQGYVPIDVMWNNWLKAKVPESKAFVLELVFRVCLAILSVGFAVAWPNLTLILSFVGAFCLSFLGLIFPAIIDISIRYEKGYGPMKIHLLLSFIVILFGVVGGITGSYVPIEQMVKLYVSGTNLTG, encoded by the exons ATGGCCGAGTC AAAAGATGACTACGATCCATATGAGCACCGCGAAGTTGCCCATCCGATTTC AAATATTGGCGCACTGACGAATATCATCAAAGCAATAATTGGCACCGGCATTTTGGTGTCGCCAATGGCTTTTCGCAACGCCGGCTGGTTAAATGCGCTGATTAGCACGACTGTTATTGGTATTATTGTCTTGTATTCGAAGCAAATGTTG atgTATGGCATGTACGAAATAGCAAAGCGTCGTCGTGTACCACTCTATACCTATGCTGAGGGTGTTGTAGAAGCTATAGTCGAAGGTCCACCTTGTTTGCGTGGACTCCAAGGAACATTGCG CTGCATGGTGAACTCTCTACTCTTCATTTATCACTTCGGTTCCTGCTGTGTTTATGTGGTTTTCATAGCAAATTGCCTTAAGGACCTTGGCGACCATTATTGGGCCAACTGGGACAGCCGTTTATACATGTTGTGTGAGATTTTACCGCTATGCCTTATCTACTGTGTGCCGAACTTGAAGTCATTGGTCCCATTTGCGATGGCAGCCAACTTTTCGCTAATATTTG GTTTCGGCATAATTTTCTACTACATGTTCAGTAATCTGCAACCATTTGAAGAGCTGAAAGCCTTCCAAGACTTCCGCTTGTATCCGTTATTTGTTGGTGCCACATTATTTGCATTTGAGGCGCCCGGTTTG GTAGTATCCATAGAGGCGAACATGAAAAAGCCACAGTTCTATGTCGGCATAGGTGGCGTGCTGAGTCAAGGCATCTACTTTGTTATACTGCTGCAGCTAGTCTTCGGTTTGCTGGGCTATTGGCGCTATGGTGATGATATCAAGTCGGCAATATTGCAGAGTCTGCCTCATGACGAGCT aCTCGGCAACTCGGCGCGCGTAATCTTCGCCTTTTCCATGTATATCTCACACCCTTTGCAGGGCTATGTGCCCATCGATGTCATGTGGAATAACTGGCTGAAAGCGAAGGTGCCCGAGAGTAAGGCATTCGTGTTAGAATTGGTATTTCGTGTGTGCTTGGCGATTTTGTCGG TTGGTTTTGCCGTCGCTTGGCCGAACCTAACCTTAATTCTTTCCTTTGTCGGCGCATTCTGTCTCTCCTTTCTGGGTCTTATATTTCCTGCCATCATTGATATTTCGATTCGATATGAAAAGGGTTATGGACCTATGAAAATACATCTACTACTGAGTTTTATCGTGATATTGTTCGGTGTTGTTGGTGGCATAACCGGTTCTTATGTGCCAATCGAACAAATGGTGAAACTATATGTTAGCGGTACGAATTTGACcggttag
- the LOC126757166 gene encoding serine/arginine repetitive matrix protein 1 isoform X1 yields the protein MSTSRRRGELNPKLHMDRQPTVARITDPSLPAGKRREIDNVMKKARANTNDYWDKKLLEVEEKDPNRWRHTGYKKMYIQGDSSSGESEREGGFRYNSAAGGPAGGPVGGPPPNNVRYGRSRSPRSRSRSRLRKSPPMSPHMRRRSPPMDMGGRRMSPPMDGMRGRPRSPPPRGGVPPRSPSDMGRGRMPLLGSAGGGNNRPRSPPEPPMRRKPSRSPLGRRRSPPSMSRRRSPPPVGPNKRGQILPRSKRPPSPPPRNSCRSRSNSSVSSCSDDSCSVCSPKHHNRSRSQSIPRARIPGGPRSPPPKASSRSLQYRGGQPPPNGHTSSRMHARPSSPPPQPNARSVDKYRDDKVRRYSHDRSMDRVPTDGRLKLVRTGRHSPNEDLRVKNRPPEPPEPATTSSSATVAVSKKKKKDRELRTRIKIEGEKRKKHSSSESEDSGGSDSDSSLPTFIAATGLTLSERFGKMAQWSIDRSNMENMRITKDSTGGALKVMIEEGLESPPRRYSYSPAPAGHFPEELATTAPSGMLSWDDVRVRYEYYKSRGYLRDLDLKDYIKWEEWWYKYQEWLKQERYYEYWERQQMARRRRKKLPITQRLN from the exons ATGTCGACGTCGCGCAGACGTGGCGAATTAAATCCGAAACTCCATATGGATAGACAGCCGACAGTTGCACGTATAACAG ATCCTTCATTACCTGCCGGCAAACGTCGTGAGATCGATAACGTTATGAAAAAGGCACGCGCTAACACCAACGATTACTGGGATAAAAAATTGCTTGAGGTGGAGGAAAAAGATCCAAATCGCTGGCGTCATACAGGCTATaagaaaatgtatatacaaggtgaCAGCAGTTCTGGTGAAAGTGAACGTGAAGGCGGTTTTCGTTATAATTCCGCAGCAGGCGGTCCTGCTGGTGGACCTGTTGGTGGCCCGCCACCAAATAATGTTCGTTATGGTCGCTCACGTTCACCGCGTTCGCGTAGTCGCTCGCGTTTGCGTAAATCGCCACCTATGTCGCCGCATATGCGTCGCCGTTCGCCACCAATGGATATGGGTGGACGTCGTATGTCTCCACCCATGGACGGTATGCGCGGTCGTCCGCGTTCGCCACCACCACGTGGTGGTGTACCGCCGCGTTCGCCTTCTGATATGGGTCGCGGTCGTATGCCCTTGCTGGGCAGTGCTGGTGGTGGTAATAATCGTCCGCGTTCACCACCCGAACCGCCAATGCGTCGTAAACCGTCGCGATCGCCACTAGGTAGGCGGCGCTCACCACCTAGCATGAGTCGCCGGCGTTCACCACCACCTGTTGGACCCAATAAAAGGGGACAAATATTGCCGCGTTCAAAGCGCCCACCATCGCCTCCACCGCGG AATTCGTGTCGCTCGCGTTCGAATAGTTCGGTTAGTAGCTGCTCGGATGATTCTTGTTCGGTTTGCTCGCCCAAACATCACAATAGATCACG CTCTCAATCTATACCACGTGCGCGTATACCAGGTGGTCCGCGTTCTCCGCCGCCAAAAGCATCGTCGCGTTCGCTGCAATATCGTGGTGGACAACCACCACCGAACGGTCACACTTCGTCACGTATGCATGCGCGCCCGTCGTCACCACCACCACAACCAAACGCGCGTTCCGTTGATAAATATCGTGATGACAAGGTTCGTCGGTATAGTCATGACCGCAGCATGGATCGCGTGCCAACAGATGGGCGCCTGAAACTTGTCCGTACGGGTCGGCATTCACCGAATGAAGATCTGCGCGTAAAGAATCGTCCCCCAGAGCCACCAGAGCCAGCTACGACTTCTTCATCAGCAACAGTTGCTGTCTccaagaaaaagaagaaggatAGAGAa CTACGTACACGCATTAAAATTGAAGGTGAAAAACGTAAGAAGCACTCATCGTCAGAATCCGAAGATTCTGGTGGCTCGGATAGTGATAGCTCATTGCCGACATTTATTGCCGCCACCGGTTTGACGCTATCCGAACGTTTTGGCAAAATGGCACAATGGAGTATTGATCGTAGCAATATGGAAAATATGCGCATAACCAAAGACTCTACCGGTGGAGCTTTGAAAGTTATGATCGAAGAGGGTCTCGAGTCGCCACCGCGTCGTTACTCGTATTCACCAGCTCCGGCTGGGCACTTTCCGGAAGAACTTGCGACCACAGCACCGTCGGGTATGCTGTCGTGGGATGATGTACGCGTACGTTACGAGTACTACAAGAGTCGTGGCTATCTGCGCGATCTAGATTTGAAG GATTATATAAAATGGGAGGAATGGTGGTATAAATATCAAGAATGGTTGAAACAAGAACGCTATTATGAATATTGGGAACGTCAACAAATGGCGCGTCGTCGACGTAAGAAGCTACCCATTACGCAGCGTCTAAATTAG